Below is a window of Enterobacter kobei DNA.
TTCCGTACTCTTGTTTAGTGTGATTGTGACAAGCGTTTTACCGCCGTCTGTAAAGCGTATGTATAACCGTCAGCGCCTAATCCGCAGATGACGCCAGCAGCGATATCGGAGAGATAGGAGTGATGGCGAAACGGCTCACGCGCATGCACGTTGCTCAGGTGGATCTCGATAAACGGGATACTCACGGCGAGCAGGGCATCGCGAAGCGCGACGCTGGTGTGCGTAAACGCGGCCGGATTGATCAGGATATAGTCGACATTGTCTTTAGCCTGATGAATACGGTCGATGAGTTCGTACTCCGCGTTTGACTGTAAATGCGAAAGAGACACGTTGAGCGCCTCGGCTTCCTGGCTTAAAGTCGTAACAATTTCGTTAAGCGTAAGGGTGCCATACTTCTCTGGCTCGCGTGTGCCCAGCATATTCAGATTAGGGCCGTTTAAGAGCAAAATGTGCAACTTGTCCGCCATCGTGCTGCTATCTCCTGCAATACTCCGGTAAAATACAAAATATACCTTCGTTGCCCGGTTGTCACCTTTTCAGAGTCCTAAAAACCCTGTCGGCAAAACCAAAGTCGCACATTATAACGATTTCGTAGCATTTGGCAGCTAAATACTGGTCTTATCAGGGAAGATTATCAACCGCTATCCAGTAAATGGCAGCGGATGACAGAAGAACTGCGGGAAAGTGCACAGAACCATACACTATTGCCACCATTGACGGAACTTCTTGTAACGCCAGGCTAAAAGCACCAGCGCGGCGGCAGCATAGAGGATCGGTTGCGGAGATAACACCTTTACGGACCACAGATAATGAATGGGAGCGAGGATCGCCACCAGATAAACGAAATTGTGCAGACGTTGCCAGTTTCTGCCCATTTTTCGCATCAGTGCCTGAGTTGAAGTCAGCGCCATCGCCAGCAGGATCAGCCAGCTAATACCGCCGAGCGTCAGATAAGGACGGGACACCAGTTCCTGGCCCAGCAGGCCGAGATTATTGATACCCAACTCCAGCATGACGTAACTCACCAGGTGCAGAGTGGCCCACGCAAAACACCACAGCCCCAGCAGACGGCGAGTGCGGATCAGCAACGGTTGCTTTGCATAGCGGGCCAGCGGCGTGATCAGCAGCGAGCCGAGCAGGAATTTTAACGCCATCCTGCCGGTAAAATGTTGAATATCTTTCGCTGGATCGGCACTGAAATAGCCCTGGCTGGCCGCCCAGAAAAGCCACAGCAGCGGTAACAGCCCGGCAAGATGCAGCACCACTTTCAGCCACGTCACCTGTTTTGCCGTCAAACGCATTTAAAAATTCTCCCGCAGATCCATGCCTTTATACAGTGACGCCACTTCATCGGCATAGCCATTAAACAACAACGTTGGCTGACGATTGACATCCAGCACGCCGCCGGAACCAATAAAACGTTCCGTAGCCTGCGACCAGCGTGGATGATCGACATGGGGATTCACGTTGGCAAAAAAGCCGTATTCGTTGGGTGCCGACAGATTCCAGGTAGTAGGGGGCCGTTCGCGGGTCAGCTTAATGCTGACAATGGATTTAATGCCCTTAAAACCATATTTCCACGGCACGGTCAGGCGTACCGGCGCACCGTTTTGCGGCGGCAGGGCTTTACCGTAGACGCCGACGGTTAACAGCGTCAGCGGATGCATGGCTTCATCTATACGCAGCCCTTCAACATAGGGATACTTCAGGCCACCGCCGATAAAGCGATCTTTCTGACCGGGCATCTCGTCAGGAGAATATAAGGTTTCGAAGGCCACATACTTCGCATTGCTGGTGGGTTCGACCAGCGCGAGTAACTTGTGCAGCGGAAAGCCGATCCACGGCACAACCATGGACCAGGCCTCCACGCAGCGCATACGGTAAATGCGCTCCTCAAGCGGAAAACGGGTAGTCAACGCATCATGATCAAGGGTCAGTGGTTTTGCCACTTCGCCGCTGATGGTCAGCGTCCAGGGATCGGTTTTCATGCTGCCGGCGTTTGCCGCCGGGTCGGCCTTATCGAGGCCAAATTCGTAAAAATTATTGTAACCCGTAACTTTTTCTTCGGGCGTCAGAGAAAGTTTACTCTGCCATTCATCAGGTTTATTAAAGTCCAGCGGCTTCCCGGCGGGGGCTTTGGGACGATCGTTACCTTTGAACCAGCTCAGCAGATCAGCATGGGCTGCAGAGGAAAGAGAAAGGGCCGTAGCGCTGATGCCCAGCGTTTTTAATACCTGACGTCGTTGCAGCATAAATACCGATTCTGCCGTGACATCTGCTTCTGTTAGTTTTCGTGGTTTCATCACATCCTCCGTCTGCTTTATATAAGCATGACGGATGAGTTGCGCCAGCGCGAGTGTGTTACCAAAATTTGCCTGCTAACTTTTGTTTGATAGTATCCCGTTTCCTGCTGCAAGTTAGCGCTTACTCTACACTATGTCATGACGGCACAAAGCGCCCTTCAACCTACGGAGTTAACTCAGGGATGCGATTAACGACGAAATTTTCAGCCTTTGTCACGCTGCTTACCGGGCTGGCAATTATTGTTACCCTGATAGGTTGTTCATTCAGCTTTTATTCTGCCATTCAGAACAAAATCAGCAACCGCGTGCAGTCGGTGGCGACCATTATTGATAGCCGCCTCGTATCAACGCCGGTAAATGTCCTCAGCAAACAGCTCAATGAAATCATGGTGCCGGTGGATATTGCCCGCATCGTCATCCGGCGGGGCGATCACACGCTGATCAATCAGACGGCAAAAGATGTCTATCGCCCGCAGGGCAGCACCACGCAATATCGTGAAATCACCATCCACTCGCTGAAAAACCCCGGCATGACGATCTCGATGCAGTATCAGGATCCGATGGTTAACTACTTCCATTCCCTGCTGGCTACCGCGCCGTTAACCCTTGCTATCGGCTTTATGGTGATCATTATTTTTCTGGCGGTGCGCTGGCTGCGGCGACAGCTCGCCGGGCAGGAACTGCTGGAAAACCGCTCGGTCAGGATCCTTAACGGTGAGCGCGGAGCCCAGGTGCGCGGTAGCGTTCATGAATGGCCGTCGCGCACCAGCAGCGCACTGGATGTCTTGTTAACGGAGATCCAGAGCGCGGCGGACCAGCGCAGTCATATGGATACGCTGATCCGCTCCTATGTCGCACAGGACACCAAAACGGGGCTCAGCAACCGACTGTTCTTTGATAACCAACTGGCGACGCTGCTGGACGATCAGGAAAACGTCGGGGCGCATGGCGTAGTGATGTTGATCCGTTTGCCAGATTTTGATTCTCTGCGCGATAAATGGGGCGCGGCCGCCACCGAAGAGAATCTGTTTGTCCTCATTAATTTACTGTCCACCTTTATACTGCGTTATCCCGGCGCGCTGCTGGCCCGCTATCAGCGTAACGACTTCGCCGTCTTACTCTCGCACCGGACGTTAAAAGAGTCAGAGAGTATCGCCGCTCAGTTGCTCAAATCCGTGGATGCGCTGCCGCCGTCAAAAATGCTCGACCGGGATGACATGATCCACATCGGCATTTGCGCCTGGCGCGGCGGGCAATCTACTGAGCAGGTTATGGAACACGCCGAAGCCGCCACCCGCAATGCCGTCCTGCAGGGGGGGAACAGCTGGGCGGTGTGGGACGATAAGCTACCGGAGAAAGGGCGCGGCAATGTTCGCTGGCGTACTCTGATCGAACAAATGCTCAGCCGCGGCGGTCCACGCTTTTACCAGAAACCCGCCGTTACCCGCGATGGACGGGTGCACCACAGGGAACTGATGTGCCGTATTTTTGATGGCGATCAGGAGGTGATCCCCGCGGAATATATGCCCATGGTGTTGCAGTTTGGCCTCGCGGAGGAGTATGACCGCCAGCAGATCTCCCGGCTGATACCCTTCTTACGTTTCTGGCCTGAAGAGAGCCTTGCACTGCCGATCACCGTAGAGGCGCTGATCCGCCCGCAATTCCAGCGCTGGCTGCGGGATACGCTGATGCAATGTGAAAAATCACAGCGGAAACGGATTATTTTTGAACTTGCAGAGGCAGATGTTTGTCAACACATCAGCCGCTTACAGCCGGTCGTGCGATTAATGACAGCATTAGGCGCACGGATCGTTGTGGCGCAGGCGGGTTTAACGCTGGTGAGTACCAGCTGGATCAAGGCGCTGGATGTCGAATTGTTGAAGCTCCATCCGAGTCTGGTCCGTAATATTGGCAAGCGCACTGAAAACCAGCTGCTGGTACAGAGTCTGGTTGAGGCGTGTAAGGGAACGCAGACGCGTGTCTTCGCCACCGGGATCCGGTCGAAAAGCGAATGGCAGACCCTGGTTGAGCGCGGAGTGGCAGGCGGACAGGGCGATTTTTTTGCCTCGTCGATGCCGCTTGACACAGAAGTGAAAAAATATTCACAAAGATACTCTGTTTGACCTGCCGTTTGACGTTATTTCACGTAGAATAACGCGCGCTGTATCTTGTGGGGGTGTGCATGTCTGCCCGCCAGTTCGTGCAGTAAAAAAGCCAGTGAATGACCTTAGACTGGTTGCAAAGTGATAGCGAGGAACGCTGCGGTCTCTATCTGTCCTGAAGGAGTCAGGTCGATTTGTAACTCAAGGACACAAACTGCACTAATTTTCACCGTAGCCGTCGATTTTTGCGCCTTGTCGCTGCTGCGTGTGGTTGGTAAAGTAAGCGGATTTTATTTTTCCGCCCCAGCTTTCAGGATTATCCCTCAGTATGTTGAAAAAATTTCGTGGCATGTTTTCCAATGACTTGTCCATTGACCTGGGTACCGCGAATACCCTTATTTATGTAAAAGGACAAGGCATCGTATTGAATGAGCCTTCGGTTGTGGCTATTCGTCAGGATCGTGCTGGTTCCCCGAAAAGCGTCGCTGCGGTTGGTCATGAAGCTAAACAGATGCTTGGCCGTACGCCGGGAAACATTGCGGCTATTCGCCCGATGAAAGACGGCGTTATCGCTGACTTCTTCGTGACGGAAAAAATGCTGCAGCACTTCATCAAACAGGTGCACAGCAACAGCTTTATGCGTCCAAGCCCGCGTGTGCTGGTGTGTGTGCCGGTTGGCGCAACCCAGGTTGAGCGTCGTGCTATCCGCGAATCCGCACAAGGCGCAGGCGCCCGTGAAGTCTTTCTGATCGAAGAGCCGATGGCTGCCGCAATTGGTGCTGGCCTGCCGGTCTCAGAAGCAACGGGTTCCATGGTAGTGGATATCGGTGGCGGTACTACGGAAGTGGCCGTTATCTCCCTGAACGGCGTGGTGTACTCCTCGTCTGTGCGTATCGGCGGCGACCGCTTCGATGAAGCCATCATTAATTATGTGCGTCGTAACTACGGCTCGCTGATTGGTGAAGCAACAGCTGAGCGTATCAAGCATGAAATTGGTTCGGCTTACCCGGGTGACGAAGTGCGCGAAATCGAAGTGCGTGGTCGTAATCTGGCAGAAGGCGTGCCGCGCGGCTTTACCCTGAACTCTAACGAAATCCTTGAAGCGCTGCAGGAACCGCTGACGGGTATCGTCAGCGCGGTAATGGTTGCACTGGAACAGTGCCCGCCGGAACTGGCTTCTGACATCTCCGAGCGCGGTATGGTGTTGACCGGTGGCGGCGCGTTGCTGCGTAACCTTGACCGCCTGTTAATGGAAGAGACAGGTATTCCTGTCGTAGTTGCAGAAGATCCATTGACTTGCGTCGCGCGTGGCGGCGGCAAGGCGCTGGAAATGATCGACATGCACGGCGGCGATTTGTTCAGCGAAGAATAGTCGGCGTCAGATCCGAAGCGGCGGTGACGCGGCTTCGGATCTGTCCGGCCTGAGAATACGCATAGCCTATGAAGCCAATTTTTAGCCGTGGCCCGTCGCTACAGATTCGCCTTATCCTGGCGGTACTGGTTGCGCTTGGTGTCATTATCGCCGACAGCCGCCTGGGTGCGTTCAGTCAGATCCGAACGTACATGGATACCGCCGTCAGTCCTTTCTACTTTGTCTCAAATGGTCCCCGTGCCTTACTCGACAGCGTATCGCAAACGCTGGCTTCACGTGACCAACTCGAACTTGAAAACCGGGCGCTGCGCCAGGAACTGCTGCTGAAAAACAGCGAGCTGCTGATGTTGGGGCAGTACAAACAGGAGAACGCGCGTCTGCGCGAGCTGCTGGGTTCACCGCTGCGCCAGGATGAACAAAAGATGGTGACGCAGGTCATCTCGACGGTTAATGACCCTTACAGCGATCAGGTGGTTATCGATAAAGGCAGCGTGAACGGCGTTTACGAAGGCCAGCCGGTGATCAGCGATAAGGGCGTGGTCGGCCAGGTGGTCGCCGTGGCGAAACTCACCAGCCGCGTGCTGCTGATCTGTGATGCCACCCACGCGCTGCCTATCCAGGTTTTGCGTAACGATATCCGCGTCATTGCGGCCGGTAACGGCTGTACCGACGATCTGCAACTGGAGCACCTGCCCGCCAATACCGATATCCGTGTCGGCGACGTGCTGGTCACCTCCGGTCTGGGCGGACGTTTCCCGGAAGGCTATCCGGTGGGTGTCGTGTCGTCTGTTAAGCTGGATACGCAACGGGCTTATACCGTGATCCAGGCGCGACCGACCGCAGGTTTACAGCGTTTACGCTATCTGCTGCTGCTGTGGGGTGCCGACCGTAATGGGGCTAACCCGATGACGCCGGAAGAGGTACATCGCGTTGCCAACGAACGTCTGATGCAGATGATGCCTCAGGTATTACCTGCGCCTGACTCGATGGGGCCGCCTGCGCCCGTGCCTGCACCTGCAACCGGGCTGTCTCAGCCTGCGGGTACAGCGCCGGGAGGACAATAGTGGCCAGTTATCGTAGCCAGGGACGCTGGGTGATCTGGCTCTCGTTTCTCATCGCGCTTTTGTTGCAGATTATGCCCTGGCCGGATGACATCATTGCCTACCGGCCTAACTGGGTACTGCTGATCCTGCTCTACTGGATCCTCGCCCTGCCGCACCGCGTGAATGTGGGTACAGGTTTAGCCGTAGGTGCCATACTGGATCTCATCAGCGGTTCGACGCTTGGCGTGCGGGCCCTGTCGCTGAGCATCATTGCTTACCTCGTGGCATTCAAATTCCAGCTTTTCCGTAACCTTGCGCTCTGGCAGCAGGCGCTGGTGGTGATGTTGCTGTCGCTTGCCACTGAGGTGATCGTGTTCTGGGCTGAGTTCCTGGTGATCAACGTCTCTTTCAGACCCGAAGTGTTCTGGAGCAGCGTGGTTAACGGTGTACTCTGGCCATGGCTTTTCCTGCTGATGCGTAAAATTCGCCAGCAGTTTGCAGTGCAATAAAAGGGTGTTATGACAGATCTCTATCTCGCCTCCCGCTCTCCCCGTCGTCAGGAACTGCTCACGCAACTGGGCGTCTCATTTGAACGTATTCTGCCCGGCACAGAAGAGTGCCGACACGCGCAGGAAAGTGCGCAGCAGTACGTGGTGCGTCTGGCGCGGGAAAAAGCCCAGGCTGGCGTGGCGCAAGCTGCGCGAGATTTGCCGGTGCTCGGCGCTGACACCATTGTCATTTTAAATGGCGAAGTGCTGGAAAAACCGCAGGATACCTCTCATGCTGCTAAGATGTTGCATCAGCTTTCAGGGCAAACACACCAGGTGATGACCGCCGTGGCGTTGGCCGATCGCCAGCACATTCTTGACTGTCTGGTAGTAACAGAAGTGACATTCAGAGTACTCTCTGACGATGAGATCATGGCGTATATCGCCAGCGGTGAACCGATGGATAAAGCGGGCGGCTACGGGATCCAGGGACTGGGCGGCTGCTTTGTGCGACGCATAAACGGCAGTTACCACGCTGTTGTCGGCTTACCACTGGTAGAAACCTATGAATTGCTGAGCAATTTTAACGCACTGCGTGAGGGAAGAGATAAAGATGACGGCTGAATTGTTGGTAAACGTAACGCCATCAGAAACACGCGTGGCGTACATTGATGGCGGCATTTTGCAGGAAATTCACATTGAGCGTGAAGCGCGGCGTGGAATAGTCGGTAATATCTACAAAGGTCGCGTGAGCCGTGTGCTGCCCGGCATGCAGGCGGCTTTTGTAGATATTGGTCTCGACAAGGCGGCATTTCTACATGCTTCCGACATCATGCCGCATACGGAATGCGTGGCAGGGGAAGAGCAGAAAAACTTCACCGTCCGCGACATTTCAGAGCTGGTGCGTCAGGGACAGGATCTGATGGTGCAGGTGGTGAAAGATCCGCTCGGCACCAAAGGCGCGCGTCTGACCACTGACATCACCCTGCCATCCCGTTACCTGGTCTTTATGCCAGGCGCGTCTCACGTCGGCGTGTCCCAACGTATTGAAAGCGAAACCGAGCGCGAGCGTTTAAAGCGCGTGGTGGCTGAATATTGCGATGAGCAGGGCGGTTTTATCATCCGTACCGCCGCAGAAGGCGTGTGCGAAGACGATCTGGCTTCCGATGCGGCCTACCTTAAGCGCGTGTGGACAAAAGTCATGGAGCGCAAAAAACGCCCGCAGACGCGTTATCAGATGTATGGCGAACTGGCGCTGGCCCAGCGTGTGCTGCGCGATTTTGCCGATGCGCACCTCGATCGCATTCGCGTCGATTCCCGTCTGACTTTCGAAGCGCTGCTGGAATTCACCGCGGAATACATCCCGGAGATGACCAGTAAGCTGGAGCATTACAGTGGACGTCAGCCGATTTTCGATCTCTTTGACGTCGAAAACGAAATTCAGCGCGCGCTGGAGCGCAAGGTCGAACTAAAGTCCGGCGGTTATCTGATCATCGATCAAACGGAAGCGATGACCACCGTCGACATCAATACCGGGGCCTTTGTCGGTCACCGTAATCTTGACGACACCATCTTTAACACCAATATCGAAGCGACGCAGGCCATCGCCCGCCAGCTTCGTCTGCGCAATCTTGGCGGCATTATCATTATCGACTTCATCGATATGAATAATGAAGATCACCGCCGTCGCGTCCTGCACTCCCTGGAACAGGCGCTGAGTAAGGATCGCGTGAAAACCAGCATCAACGGTTTCTCGCAGCTCGGCCTGGTCGAGATGACCCGCAAACGCACCCGCGAAAGCGTCGAGCATGTGTTGTGCCACGAATGCCCGACCTGTCACGGCCGCGGGACGGTGAAAACCGTGGAAACCGTGTGCTATGAAATCATGCGCGAAATTGTCCGTGTGCATCATGCGTATGATTCCGATCGTTTCCTGGTCTATGCTTCTCCGGCGGTGGCGGAAGCGCTGAAAAGCGAAGAGTCCCACGCGCTGGCGGAAGTTGAAATCTTTGTCGGCAAACAGGTCAAAGTGCAGATTGAACCGCTCTATAATCAAGAGCAGTTTGATGTAGTGATGATGTAATTCGTAGCATGCTGCGACACGATCAAGGCCTGCTGAGCGGGCTGACAAGGAGAGATGCGTGAGGCGACTGCCGGGGATATTGCTGCTGACTGGGGCGACGCTGGTGGTCATCATCGCGCTGCTGGTAAGCGGCCTGCGTCTGTTGCTGCCGCATCTGGACAGCTGGCGTCCGGCTATCCTTGCGAAAATCGAATCCTCCACCGGCGTACCGGTTGAGGCAAAGCAGGCTACCGCCAACTGGCAAAATTTCGGCCCGACGCTCGACGTGCGCGGCATTCACGCCAAAATGAAAGACGGTGGCGAGGTGTCCATTGAGCGGGTCACGCTGGCGCTCGACGTCTGGCAAAGCCTGCTGCACCTGCGCTGGCAGTTCCGCGACCTCACCTTTTATCAGTTTCAGGTTCGCACCAATACCCCCCTGCAACAGAGCAATGACAGCGACGGTCTGGAAACAAACCGCCTGAGCGATCTGTTCCTCCGCCAGTTCGACCATTTCGATCTGCGCGACAGTCATATCAGTTTCCTGACCCCCTCCGGCCAGCGTGCCGAACTGGCGGTGCCGCAGCTGACGTGGCTCAACGACAAAGACCGCCATCGCGCCGAAGGCGAAGTCAGTCTCTCCAGCCTGACTGGCCAGCACGGCGTAATGAAAGTGCGTATGGATCTGCGTGACGACGAGGGGCTGCTGAACCGTGGCCGCGTATGGCTTCAGGCCGATGATATTGACGTCAAACCCTGGCTTGGCAAATGGATGCAGGACAACGTCGCCTTGCAAACGGCCCGCTTTAGCCTTGAAGGCTGGTTGACGCTGAGCAAAGGCGAAGTGTCCGGCGGGGATGTCTGGCTCAAACAGGGCGGGGCCAGCTGGAAAGGCGAGACCCAGCCGCACCGGTTGTCTGTGGATAATCTGACGGCGCACGTCAGCCGCCAGCAGCAGGGCTGGCAGTTTGATATTCCCGAAACCCGTATCACCATGGATGACAAACCCTGGCCAAAAGGCGCGCTGTCGCTGGCCTGGGTGCCAGCACAGGAAGCGGGTGGCGCGAACGGTATCCGTAGCGACGAGCTGCGGGTACGCGCCAGCCATCTTGAACTGAACGGGCTGGACGGGCTGCTGCCGATTGCCGAAAAAATTTCTCCGGCGCTTGGTGAGATCTGGCGCGCCATGCAGCCGACCGGGCTGGTGGAAAAGCTGGCGCTGGATATTCCCTTACAGGCCACCGACAAAACCCGTTTTCAGGCCAACTGGCACGATCTTGCCTGGCAACAGTGGAAAATGCTGCCGGGCGTCGAGCACTTTACCGGTACGCTTTCCGGCAGCGTGGAAGATGGCAGGCTGACCGCCAGCATCAACCAGGCCAAAATGCCGTACAAGACGGTGTTCCGTGCGCCGCTGGAAATCGAAAAGGGCGACGTTACCCTTAACTGGCTGAAAAATGAGAAAGGTTTTCAGCTTGATGGCCGACAGATTGATGTGAAAGGCACCGGCGTGCATGCGCGCGGCGATTTCCGTTATCTGCAACCCGCCGGTGCTGAACCCTGGCTTGGCATTCTGGCCGGGATCAGCACCGACGATGCCGGTCAGGCCTGGCGTTACTTCCCGGAAAACTTGATGGGGAAAGCGTTAGTGGATTACCTGAGCGGCGCCATCCAGGGCGGTCAGGTGGATAACGCGACCCTGGTCTACGGCGGCAACCCGCACCTGTTCCCGTATAAACATAACGAAGGCCAGTTTGAAGTGCTGGTGCCGCTGCGTAACGCCACCTTTGCATTCCAGCCTGGCTGGCCGGCGCTTAAAAATCTCGATATGGAGCTGGATTTCCTTAATGACGGCCTGTGGATGAAGACCGACGAAGTCAGTCTGGGCGGCGTTAAAGGCCGTAATCTGCGGGCGGTGATCCCCGATTACCTGAAGGAAAAACTGCTGATCGATGCCGATATCAGCGGGCCGGGAAAAGCGGTCGGGCCGTACTTTAACGACACGCCGCTTAAAGAATCTTTAGGCGCCACGCTGGAAGAACTTCAGCTTGATGGCGATGTAAGCGCTCGCTTACATCTTGATATTCCGCTTGATGGTGAAATGACGACGGCCAAAGGCGACGTCCGGCTGAAGAACAACAGTCTGTTCATCAAGCCGCTGAACAGCACCCTGCACAACTTAAACGGTCAGTTCAGCTTTGAGAACGGCAATCTGAAAAGCGAGCCGCTCACCGCCCGCTGGTTTAATCAGCCGCTTAACGTCAGCTTCACCACCACCGAAGGCGAGAAAGCCTATCAGGTGGCGGTGGATCTGGACGGGAACTGGCAGCCAGCCGGTATCGACGCGCTGCCGAAACAGTTACGGGATGCCGTCAGCGGTAGCGCGGCCTGGAATGGCAAGGTGGGCATTGAGCTGCCTTATCACGCCGACGCGCGCTACAACGTGGATATTAAAGGCGACTTAAAAAATATCGCCAGCCGTCTGCCGTCGCCGCTGGAAAAAGCCGCCGGTCAGCCGCTGCCGTTAACGGTAAAAGTGGACGGCGACCTGCGCCACTTCGATCTGACGGGGAAAGCAGGCAGCGACAGCCATTTCAACAGTCGTTGGTTGCTGAGTAAGAAGCTGACGCTGGATCGCGCTATCTGGACCTCGGAAAGCCGGACCCTGCCGCCACTGCCGGAAACCGCAGGCGTGGAACTGAACCTGCCGCCGCTGGATGGTGCGCAATGGCTGGCGCTGTTCCAGCAGGGCGTGGCGACAAACGTCAGTAGCGCGACGGCGTTCCCGGAAAATATCACCCTGCGCACCCCGGCTCTGACCCTTGGCGGCCAGCAGTGGAATAACCTGAGTATCGTGAAGCAGCCGGTAGCGGGCGGTTCGAAAGTTGAGGCGCAGGGGCGTGAAGTCAATGCCACCGTCACGCTGCTGGATAACGCGCCGTGGCTGGCGGCGATCCGCTATCTCTATTACAACCCGACGGCGGCCGAGCGCGATCCGCTCTCGCCGACGACGCTGCTCACCAAACGACAGATTGATTTCAGCGGCTGGCCCGATCTCCAGTTACGCTGTGCCGAGTGCTGGTTCTGGGGGCAAAAATACGGGCGGCTTGACGGTGATTTCACCATCAACGGTGATACCTTAACCCTGAAAAACGGTTTGCTGGATACCGGCTTTGCCCGTCTGACGGCGAACGGCGAATGGGTCAACCGCGCTGATGCCGAACGCACCTCTATTAAGGGACGACTGAAGGGTAACAAGGTCGACGCGGCAACCAATTTCTTTGGTGTTGTCACGCCGCTGCGGGACGCGCCTTTTGATGTTGATTACGATCTGCACTGGCGTAACCCGCCCTGGAAGCCGGAAGAGGCATCCCTCAACGGCATTTTGCGCACCCGACTTGGCAATGGTCAGATCGCCGATGTCAGCACCGGACGTGCCGGACAACTGCTGCGGCTGGTCAGCTTCGATGCGCTGCTGCGCAAGCTGCGGTTTGATTTCAGCGATACCTTCAGCGAAGGGTTCTATTTTGACTCGATCCGCAGTACCGCCTGGATCAAAGATGGCGTGATGCACACCGATGATACGCTGGTGGACGGGCTGGAAGCCGATATCGCCATGAAAGGGTCGGTGGATCTGGTTCGCCGTAAGCTTGACGTGGAAGCCGTGGTCGCGCCGGAAATCTCCGCCACCGTTGGTGTGGCGGCGGCCTTTGCGGTTAACCCCATCGTTGGCGCCGCGGTCTTTGCCGCCAGTAAAGTGCTGGGGCCATTGTGGAATAAAGTCTCCATCCTGCGCTACCAGATCACCGGCACCATGGATAAACCACAAATTAATGAAGTGCTGCGTCAGCCGCGCAGCCCGGCTAAGCAATGATTTGACGGGGGCGAGTAATTGCCTCACTCTCAATAGATATGATTTCTACCGCTAACCTGGCGGCAACCAAAGAGTAGCAACATGACGAGTTTGAATCTGGTTAGTGAACAATTGCTAACGGCGAATGGCCTGAATCATCAGGATCTGTTTTCCATTCTTGGCCAACTGGCCGAGCGCCGTCTTGATTACGGCGATCTCTATTTCCAGTCGAGCTATCACGAGTCCTGGGTTTTAGAAGACAACATTATTAAAGATGGCTCGTATCACATCGACCAGGGCGTCGGCGTGCGGGCGGTCAGCGGCGAAAAAACGGGCTTTGCTTACGCCGATCAAATCAGTCTGCTGGCGCTGGAACAGAGCGCGCAGGCGGCACGTACTATCGTGCGTGACACTGGCGATGGCAAAGTGAAAACGCTGGGCGCGGTGGAATATGGTGCGCTCTATACCAGCGTCGATCCGCTGCAAAGCATGACCCGCGAAGAGAAGCTCGACATTTTACGTCGCGTGAATGCCGTGGCTCGTGCTGCTGATTCGCGTGTACAGGAAGTGAATGCCAGCCTCACCGGCGTCTATGAACTGATCCTGGTGGCCGCCACTGACGGTACGCTGGCGGCGGATGTCCGTCCGCTGGTTCGTCTGTCAGTCAGCGTCCAGGTGG
It encodes the following:
- the yhdP gene encoding AsmA2 domain-containing protein YhdP — translated: MRRLPGILLLTGATLVVIIALLVSGLRLLLPHLDSWRPAILAKIESSTGVPVEAKQATANWQNFGPTLDVRGIHAKMKDGGEVSIERVTLALDVWQSLLHLRWQFRDLTFYQFQVRTNTPLQQSNDSDGLETNRLSDLFLRQFDHFDLRDSHISFLTPSGQRAELAVPQLTWLNDKDRHRAEGEVSLSSLTGQHGVMKVRMDLRDDEGLLNRGRVWLQADDIDVKPWLGKWMQDNVALQTARFSLEGWLTLSKGEVSGGDVWLKQGGASWKGETQPHRLSVDNLTAHVSRQQQGWQFDIPETRITMDDKPWPKGALSLAWVPAQEAGGANGIRSDELRVRASHLELNGLDGLLPIAEKISPALGEIWRAMQPTGLVEKLALDIPLQATDKTRFQANWHDLAWQQWKMLPGVEHFTGTLSGSVEDGRLTASINQAKMPYKTVFRAPLEIEKGDVTLNWLKNEKGFQLDGRQIDVKGTGVHARGDFRYLQPAGAEPWLGILAGISTDDAGQAWRYFPENLMGKALVDYLSGAIQGGQVDNATLVYGGNPHLFPYKHNEGQFEVLVPLRNATFAFQPGWPALKNLDMELDFLNDGLWMKTDEVSLGGVKGRNLRAVIPDYLKEKLLIDADISGPGKAVGPYFNDTPLKESLGATLEELQLDGDVSARLHLDIPLDGEMTTAKGDVRLKNNSLFIKPLNSTLHNLNGQFSFENGNLKSEPLTARWFNQPLNVSFTTTEGEKAYQVAVDLDGNWQPAGIDALPKQLRDAVSGSAAWNGKVGIELPYHADARYNVDIKGDLKNIASRLPSPLEKAAGQPLPLTVKVDGDLRHFDLTGKAGSDSHFNSRWLLSKKLTLDRAIWTSESRTLPPLPETAGVELNLPPLDGAQWLALFQQGVATNVSSATAFPENITLRTPALTLGGQQWNNLSIVKQPVAGGSKVEAQGREVNATVTLLDNAPWLAAIRYLYYNPTAAERDPLSPTTLLTKRQIDFSGWPDLQLRCAECWFWGQKYGRLDGDFTINGDTLTLKNGLLDTGFARLTANGEWVNRADAERTSIKGRLKGNKVDAATNFFGVVTPLRDAPFDVDYDLHWRNPPWKPEEASLNGILRTRLGNGQIADVSTGRAGQLLRLVSFDALLRKLRFDFSDTFSEGFYFDSIRSTAWIKDGVMHTDDTLVDGLEADIAMKGSVDLVRRKLDVEAVVAPEISATVGVAAAFAVNPIVGAAVFAASKVLGPLWNKVSILRYQITGTMDKPQINEVLRQPRSPAKQ